The stretch of DNA TGTCGTCCCTGTCCGAAGACCTATTGATGGATCAGTATGCCCAACCTGCCTTTCTCCCCCCACTCTGGCGCGTGATTTTCCAGGAAGCGATGCGCGGGCATCACATTCTCTTTTCGAAGTCCCTGCTTCAGTCGATCAACGAAGAGACTGTGCTGCAAGGTGCAGCAAATGAGACTCTGGAAGAATTCTGTGTGCATCTTTTCGCGGCCCCGGATCTGAAATCCATCCGCACCATGATCAGCTTTTTACCCCAAGATGAACAAAAGCAGCTCTTTGCCATTTATCTCAAGATGATGCAAAGCCTGCGGGAAGAAAACAAGATCTCGATGCACTGAGCAAAACGCGGGACTGGCGTTTTTTGATATGATGAAGAGTAGCTTTAAAACCTTCATCGCTATCAAGAGGCTTTCATGGCAGACGCCAGCTCCTCATCAGAATCCAAAGGCATGTGGCAGGCTCTGCGCCGGTTTCGTTTGATCCGGCCGGAAGACGGTTACTCTCAGGAAATCGTCCTGCTGGTTATTTTGATAGGCAGCGCCTTCACGCTTGCCTCTCTGATCTCTTTTTCCCCATTTGATCCCTCAAGCTATAACTACTCCTTTCCCCCAAGATCGCCACAAAACGTCGGCGGCATGCTCGGGTCCTATCTTGCGGCTTCGCTTATCTATAGGCTCGGGGTGGTGGCATTTCTGCTTCCCCTGCCCTGGCTCTGGATGAGCGTGGCCTGTGTCCTGGGCCAGACGGATGCCTTCCGCAAGTCGCGCATACTGGGCTGGGCTTTGCTGTTTGTGAACCTGCTCATGGCCGCGACGGAATGGGCTCCTGATCTTTCCATTGAAGGCTTGAAATATCTGCCCGGGGGCGCCGCTGGCTTTTACATGCACAAGGCCTTCACCTTCGGCGTCGGGGCCGCGGGTCTGACGATCTTTCTGGTTGCGAGCCTGCTTCTGGGCCTTGTCATGATACGGCGTCAGCCTATCGTGAAACCGCTCTTGGAAAAAATTCGTGATCGCTGGCTGGAGCGTCAGACTGCGAAACCTGCAAAGCCCTCTTTTTGGAGCCGCTTTCAGTGGAAGAAAAAAGCCAAGGTTCAAAATACGCCCCCCGCACGCAACGAAATTTTGGAACCCGCTTTTGCCGTGGCCCCTCTTCAGGAAGCACTGGCAGGCATCACCATCAAAGCGCCCTTTGGAAATGAAGGCATGATTCCTGAGCCTCCTTTAAAAAAGGATGTGCCGCCTGCCGTCGACGTCAAAGCCTCCGAGCCTCTTGCCCTCGATATTCCTGAAGAGAACAGCGAGGCTCAGTACGAGCCGCCTCCGGCTGGACTCTTTCGCACTAGCCCTTTCGTAGCCGCGATTGACGAAGGACAGAAAAAAGAATTCGAACAGACCGCAGAGTCCCTGGTCAAAGCCTTCAGTGAATTTGGGATCGGTGGCGAAATCATCGCCATTCAACCAGGACCCGTTGTCACTGTTTACGAATTTCAACCGCACGCCGGCACCAAGCTCGCCAAGGTCACCGGGCTTTTGGATGATATCGCCCTGGCTCTGCGGGTCGACTCCATCTTTATCCACCCCGTTTCCGGCAAACGCGCCCTGGGTGTTCAGGTTCCCAATAAAAAACGCGACACGGTATTTCTGGGCGACCTTGTTCAGAATGCAGCATTTCAAAATCCCGCATCGCCTTTGACCTTTGCCCTGGGCAAGGCCTTGAACGGTGAAC from Oligoflexus sp. encodes:
- a CDS encoding DNA translocase FtsK, giving the protein MADASSSSESKGMWQALRRFRLIRPEDGYSQEIVLLVILIGSAFTLASLISFSPFDPSSYNYSFPPRSPQNVGGMLGSYLAASLIYRLGVVAFLLPLPWLWMSVACVLGQTDAFRKSRILGWALLFVNLLMAATEWAPDLSIEGLKYLPGGAAGFYMHKAFTFGVGAAGLTIFLVASLLLGLVMIRRQPIVKPLLEKIRDRWLERQTAKPAKPSFWSRFQWKKKAKVQNTPPARNEILEPAFAVAPLQEALAGITIKAPFGNEGMIPEPPLKKDVPPAVDVKASEPLALDIPEENSEAQYEPPPAGLFRTSPFVAAIDEGQKKEFEQTAESLVKAFSEFGIGGEIIAIQPGPVVTVYEFQPHAGTKLAKVTGLLDDIALALRVDSIFIHPVSGKRALGVQVPNKKRDTVFLGDLVQNAAFQNPASPLTFALGKALNGEPICCDLAAMPHLLMAGQTGSGKSVAINALLTSLILKARPEQVRMILVDPKILELKIYEGIPHLLMPVITEPLKASLALKWACQEMDRRYQLMETASVRHLTGFNQFWDNATSEQKDAIRERFPDTDIGKLPFIVVVIDELADLMLMASKDVEASIQRLAQKARASGIHLVLATQRPSVDVITGVIKANLPCRIAFKVFSRIDSRTILDSMGAERLLGKGDMLFLRPGSSRLERIQGAFLADEEVVTMVDHIKKSSEPHYDASAMEWIDEEYQRQSNPSGFEAAADAPGGSDPKWGEAIAIAQRQGAISASYLQRMLKIGYNRAARIVEAMEAQGLVAKADGSKPRAWIGTSP